The Catharus ustulatus isolate bCatUst1 chromosome 26, bCatUst1.pri.v2, whole genome shotgun sequence genome has a window encoding:
- the LOC117007450 gene encoding beta-xylosidase/alpha-L-arabinofuranosidase 2-like has product MPRGSRGPSRAVLRGALPAAALGLRVLVLSAALGAGAVRTQPPPFPFWDPSLPWHRRLDDLLGRLSPAELVLQVARGGAMGNGPAPPIPRLGIAPYNWNTECLRGDSEAPGWATAFPQALGLAAAFSPELIYRVANATATEVRAKHNSFAAAGRYSDHTGLSCFSPVLNIMRHPLWGRNQETYGEDPFLSGELARSFVQGLQGQHPRYVKASAGCKHFSVHGGPENIPVSRLSFDAKVLERDWRMTFLPQFQECVRAGSYSFMCSYNRINGVPACANKKLLTDILRGEWGFDGYVVSDEGAVELIMLGHHYTHSFLETAIASVNAGCNLELSYGMRNNVFMHIPQALAMGNITLQMLRDRVRPLFYTRMRLGEFDPPDMNPYSSLDLSVVQSPEHRNLSLEAAVKSFVLLKNVRGTLPLRARDLSGQHLAVVGPFADNPRVLFGDYAPVPEPQYIYTPRRGLEMLGANVSFTAGCREPRCQQYSRAELVRVVEAADVVLVCLGTGIDVETEAKDRSDLSLPGHQLELLQDAVQAAAGRPVILLLFNAGPLDVSWAQAHDSVGAILACFFPAQATGLAIARVLLGEAGASPAGRLPATWPAGMHQVPPMENYTMEGRTYRYYGHEAPLYPFGYGLSYTTFRYRDLVLSPPVIPICANLSVSVVLENTGLWDSEEVVQLYLRWEQSSVPVPRWQLVAFRRVAVLAGQEAKLSFQVLAEQRAVWVQDWRLEPGTFTLFAGGQQPGQKTRAPSEVLSAQFSVTGTARPLRGC; this is encoded by the exons ATGCCGCGCGGATCGCGGGGGCCGAGCCGTGCCGTGCTGCGCGGGGCTCTCCCAGCAGCGGCGCTGGGTCTGCGGGTCCTGGTGCTGAGCGCGGCGCTGGGCGCGGGGGCGGTCCGGACTCAGCCGCCCCCCTTCCCTTTCTGGGACCCCTCGCTGCCCTGGCACCGCCGCCTCGACGACCTGCTGGGCCGGCTGAGCCCCGCcgagctggtgctgcag GTAGCGAGGGGGGGAGCGATGGGGAACGGTCCCGCGCCCCCCATCCCGAGGTTGGGCATCGCGCCCTACAACTGGAACACGGAGTGTCTGCGGGGCGACAGCGAGGCACCCGGATGGGCCACGGCTTTCCCGCAGGCGTTGGGGCTTGCAGCCGCCTTTAG ccccgaGCTCATCTACCGTGTGGCCAACGCCACGGCCACCGAGGTGAGAGCAAAGCAcaacagctttgctgctgccgGCCGCTACAGTGACCACACCGGGCTCAGCTGCTTCAGCCCTGTCCTGAACATCATGAGGCACCCACTGTGGGGGAGGAACCAG GAGACCTATGGGGAGGACCCATTCCTGAGTGGGGAGCTGGCCCGCAGCTttgtgcaggggctgcagggccagcacccCCGTTATGTCAAGGCCAGCGCTGGCTGCAAACACTTCAGTGTGCACGGAGGCCCTGAGAACATCCCCGTCTCCAGGCTAAGCTTTGATGCCAAG GTGCTGGAGCGGGACTGGCGCATGACCTTCCTGCCCCAGTTCCAGGAGTGTGTGCGTGCTGGCTCCTACAGCTTCATGTGCAGCTACAACAG GATCAATGGCGTTCCCGCCTGTGCCAACAAGAAACTGCTGACGGACATCCTGCGTGGCGAGTGGGGGTTTGATGGGTATGTGGTGAGCGACGAAGGGGCTGTGGAGCTCATCATGCTGGGGCACCACTACACACACAGCTTCCTGGAGACAGCGATTG CCTCGGTGAATGCTGGATGCAACCTGGAGCTCTCCTATGGCATGAGGAACAACGTCTTCATGCACATCCCCCAGGCTCTGGCCATGGGCAACATCACGCTGCAG ATGCTACGTGACCGAGTCCGGCCCCTCTTCTACACACGGATGCGGCTGGGGGAGTTTGACCCCCCAGACATGAACCCCTACAGCTCCCTGGACCTGAGTGTggtgcagagccctgagcaccGCAACCTCTCACTGGAAGCTGCTGTCAagagctttgtgctgctgaagaaTGTGCGGGGGACACTGCCCTTGCGGGCCCGGGACCTGTCCGGCCAGCACCTCGCG GTTGTGGGTCCCTTTGCTGACAATCCCCGGGTACTGTTTGGGGACTATGCACCAGTGCCAGAGCCTCAGTACATCTACACTCCCCG GAGGGGGCTGGAGATGCTTGGAGCCAATGTCAGCTTCACAGCGGGCTGCAGGGAGCCACGGTGCCAGCAGTACTCACGGGCAGAGCTGGTGAGGGTGGTGGAGGCAGCTGATGTGGTGCTGGtctgcctggggacag GGATAGATGTGGAGACAGAAGCAAAAGACCGGAGTGACCTGTCCCTGCCGGGGCACCAACTGGAactgctgcaggatgctgtgcaGGCAG CTGCTGGGCGTCCCGTCATTCTGCTGCTATTCAACGCGGGGCCCCTGGATgtgagctgggcacaggcacaTGACAGTGTGGGGGCCATCCTGGCCTGCTTCTTCCCTGCCCAGGCCACCGGCCTGGCCATTGCCAGGGTCCTGCTGGGTGAGGCGGGGGCCAGCCCGGCTGGCCGGCTCCCAGCCACCTGGCCTGCAGGCATGCACCAG GTGCCACCGATGGAGAACTACACCATGGAGGGACGGACATACCGATACTATGGGCACGAGGCCCCGCTCTACCCTTTTGGGTATGGGCTGTCCTACACCACCTTCCGCTATCGGGACCTGGTGCTGAGCCCCCCAGTGATTCCCATCTGTGCCAACctctctgtgtctgtggtgCTGGAGAACACGGGGCTGTGGGACAGCGAGGAG GTGGTGCAGCTGTACCTGCGCTGGGAGCAGTCATCCGTGCCGGTGCCCCGCTGGCAGCTGGTGGCTTTCCGCcgtgtggctgtgctggctggccAGGAGGCCAAGCTGTCTTtccaggtgctggcagagcagcgAGCGGTCTGGGTGCAGGACTGGCGCCTGGAGCCCGGCACCTTTACCCTCTTTGCTGGtgggcagcagcctggccagAAGACGCGGGCGCCATCGGAGGTGCTGAGCGCACAGTTCAGTGTCaccggcacggcccggccctTACGCGGGTGTtag
- the TRAPPC3 gene encoding trafficking protein particle complex subunit 3 isoform X1, whose translation MSRQGGRGTESKKMYWYLPFISPSASLQLMNSELFTLTYGALVTQLCKDYENDDDVNKQLDKMGYNIGVRLIEDFLARSNVGRCHDFRETADVIAKIAFKMYLGITPSITNWSPGGDEFSLILENNPLVDFVELPDNHSTLIYSNLLCGVLRGALEMVQMAVDVKFVQDTLKGDSVTEIRMKFIRRIEDNLPAGEE comes from the exons ATGTCGCGGCAGGGCGGGCGCGGCACCGAGAGCAAGAAAATG TATTGGTATTTGCCATTCATTTCAccttctgcctctctgcagctcaTG AACTCAGAGCTGTTCACACTGACCTACGGTGCCCTGGTGACCCAGCTCTGCAAGGACTACGAGAACGACGATGATGTCAACAAGCAGCTGGACAAAAT GGGTTACAACATCGGTGTCCGGCTCATCGAGGACTTCCTGGCCCGTTCCAATGTTGGAAGATGCCACGATTTCCGTGAAACTGCTGATGTTATTGCAAAG ATTGCATTTAAGATGTACCTGGGCATCACTCCAAGCATCACCAACTGGAGTCCTGGGGGCGACGAGTTCTCCCTGATCTTAGAAAACAACCCCCTGGTGGACTTTGTGGAGCTCCCTGACAACCACTCAACCCTCATCTACTCCAACCTGCTCTGTGGGGTGCTGCGAGGTGCCCTGGAAATG GTGCAGATGGCTGTCGATGTGAAGTTTGTCCAGGACACGCTGAAGGGCGACAGCGTCACAGAAATCCGGATGAAGTTCATCAGGAGGATTGAAGACAACCTTCCAGCTGGGGAAGAGTGA
- the TRAPPC3 gene encoding trafficking protein particle complex subunit 3 isoform X2 has translation MSRQGGRGTESKKMNSELFTLTYGALVTQLCKDYENDDDVNKQLDKMGYNIGVRLIEDFLARSNVGRCHDFRETADVIAKIAFKMYLGITPSITNWSPGGDEFSLILENNPLVDFVELPDNHSTLIYSNLLCGVLRGALEMVQMAVDVKFVQDTLKGDSVTEIRMKFIRRIEDNLPAGEE, from the exons ATGTCGCGGCAGGGCGGGCGCGGCACCGAGAGCAAGAAAATG AACTCAGAGCTGTTCACACTGACCTACGGTGCCCTGGTGACCCAGCTCTGCAAGGACTACGAGAACGACGATGATGTCAACAAGCAGCTGGACAAAAT GGGTTACAACATCGGTGTCCGGCTCATCGAGGACTTCCTGGCCCGTTCCAATGTTGGAAGATGCCACGATTTCCGTGAAACTGCTGATGTTATTGCAAAG ATTGCATTTAAGATGTACCTGGGCATCACTCCAAGCATCACCAACTGGAGTCCTGGGGGCGACGAGTTCTCCCTGATCTTAGAAAACAACCCCCTGGTGGACTTTGTGGAGCTCCCTGACAACCACTCAACCCTCATCTACTCCAACCTGCTCTGTGGGGTGCTGCGAGGTGCCCTGGAAATG GTGCAGATGGCTGTCGATGTGAAGTTTGTCCAGGACACGCTGAAGGGCGACAGCGTCACAGAAATCCGGATGAAGTTCATCAGGAGGATTGAAGACAACCTTCCAGCTGGGGAAGAGTGA